A stretch of Triticum aestivum cultivar Chinese Spring chromosome 1D, IWGSC CS RefSeq v2.1, whole genome shotgun sequence DNA encodes these proteins:
- the LOC123181948 gene encoding UPF0603 protein OsI_019212, chloroplastic, whose translation METLLSPSALLGPLRVSRKPAAPAAVPCSRPAVSCSLKKQAQAQAGVAWRGDGDGGVGSWASFLHHGLAAAALSLALTLSPAPAPAAASEFDVLNDGPPADTYVVDDAGVLSRVTKSDVKRLARDLEARKNIRINFVTVRKLTSKADAFEYADQVLEKWYPTVEDGSNKGIVVLVTSQKEGAITGGPAFVQAVGDAILDATVSENLPVLATDEKYNEAIFSTAKRLVAAIDGLPDPGGPAFQESKRESNFKSKEETEEKRGQFTLVVGGLLVIAFVVPMAQYYAYISKK comes from the exons ATGGAGACCCTCCTCTCCCCCTCCGCATTGCTCGGCCCGCTCCGGGTCTCCAGGAAGCCAGCGGCCCCCGCCGCCGTCCCCTGCAGCAGGCCCGCCGTCTCCTGCTCGCTCAagaagcaggcgcaggcgcaggCGGGCGTCGCCTGGCGCggagacggcgacggcggcgtcgggAGCTGGGCGTCGTTCTTGCACCACGGCCTCGCCGCCGCGGCGCTGTCCCTGGCCCTCACCCTgtcgcccgcgcccgcgccggccGCGGCGTCGGAGTTCGACGTGCTCAACGACGGGCCGCCGGCAGACACGTACGTGGTGGACGACGCCGGCGTGCTCAGCCGCGTGACCAAGTCCGACGTGAAGCGCCTCGCCCGCGACCTCGAGGCCCGCAAGAACATCCGGATCAACTTCGTCACCGTCCGCAAGCTCACG AGCAAAGCCGACGCGTTCGAGTACGCGGACCAAGTGCTGGAGAAGTGGTACCCGACGGTGGAGGACGGCAGCAACAAGGGGATCGTGGTGCTGGTCACCAGCCAGAAGGAGGGCGCCATCACCGGCGGCCCGGCCTTCGTGCAGGCCGTCGGCGACGCCATCCTCGACGCCACCGTCTCCGAGAACCTCCCAG TGCTGGCGACGGACGAGAAGTACAACGAGGCCATCTTCTCGACGGCGaagcggctggtggcggcgatcgACGGGCTGCCGGACCCGGGCGGGCCGGCGTTCCAGGAGAGCAAGCGGGAGTCCAACTTCAAGAGCAAGGAGGAGACGGAAGAGAAGCGCGGCCAGTTCACGCTCGTCGTGGGCGGCCTGCTCGTCATCGCCTTCGTCGTGCCCATGGCGCAGTACTACGCCTACATCTCCAAGAAGTGA